A region of the Stieleria neptunia genome:
GTCATGAAAGGTACCCATTCGCCGTCGTCGGCTTGCAGCGAGCTTGTCATCAGCCAATGGTCACCGTCCGTGATCTCGATCGTGTCGCGATAGTTGCAGGTCCCGCTGCCGTCAAAGCTTGGGCCGAGCGTCTCGAGCACCAGCCGCTTTTGATTCGCGTCCAAAATACCATGATACAGCCAAAGGTTGGCCATCATGGAACCGACAAACGTGCCGACGTATTGGTCCTTCACCGGGTCAAAACCGAGTGTCATGATCGACGACCACGGCCCGCTGTCGGGGGCGTCACCGCTGCTTTCGCAGACCAGCCACAGACCGCCAAGCGAGCGACACGTCATGTTGCCCGAGGCGGTTGATGTGTTTCCATCGGGCATTTGACAATCGTGGTCAAAGGTCCAGTCACCGATCAGCTGATCCAGCCAGGCGTGTTCGGCTTGTGGTTTGGCAAACATACTTGATTCCTACCGCTTCGATCGAGTGTCTGTTGAAAGAACGCCTCCGTCGAGAGACAACCTGCCCCGACGGATTGATTCCAGCTTGTCGATCCATCATGGCCGAATTCGAAGTGGAATCATTGAATTTCCAAAAATACACACCCGATCCCCCGGGGACACACCCCGGATCACCCGATCCCCCGGGGACAGACCCCGATGGTCCGAGATGGTCCGGGGACAGACCCCGATGATGGTCCGGGGACAGACCCCGATGGTCCGGGGACAGACCCCGATGGTCCGGGGACAGACCCCGATGGTCCGGGGACAGACCCCGATGGTTTGGGGACACGTGCGGACCACGTCCAATCAGGGACCGCATGCACCGCCGGGCAGTGCCACACACCTCCGGGTCCAAATCCCCTCTCCTCTGGTTTATCCCCTGGAACATTGGAATCTCAGCACAAACGAAAGGAATCAAGCCATGCTATATTCTATCGAAT
Encoded here:
- a CDS encoding DUF1579 domain-containing protein produces the protein MFAKPQAEHAWLDQLIGDWTFDHDCQMPDGNTSTASGNMTCRSLGGLWLVCESSGDAPDSGPWSSIMTLGFDPVKDQYVGTFVGSMMANLWLYHGILDANQKRLVLETLGPSFDGSGTCNYRDTIEITDGDHWLMTSSLQADDGEWVPFMTGKHTRG